A single genomic interval of Lathyrus oleraceus cultivar Zhongwan6 chromosome 7, CAAS_Psat_ZW6_1.0, whole genome shotgun sequence harbors:
- the LOC127107354 gene encoding uncharacterized protein LOC127107354 — MSMKMKMEEQENLNLIPPTATLEIDKDLTLLPRIKLNLTVHPSTPSSSITNQIDEWKTKRALLDFLQTSHSLPFPLPEEDLQFKRFNKDLKKRKREDPVVYGTLHIWDLSFLSEKNENDVVKWRNGLRNVNRSSRREPDTVVVSGVPSRWFAETRVSSKPSMLVTHTIFSKFGKIRFVLNTIYSFYVLILGYHGGI; from the coding sequence ATGAGCATGAAGATGAAAATGGAGGAGCAAGAAAATCTAAACCTAATCCCCCCAACAGCAACCCTAGAAATAGACAAAGACCTCACTCTCCTACCACGCATCAAACTCAACCTCACCGTACACCCTTCCACACCTTCATCCTCCATAACAAACCAAATCGACGAATGGAAAACCAAACGAGCCTTACTCGATTTTCTCCAAACCTCTCATTCTCTTCCCTTTCCTCTCCCCGAAGAAGATCTTCAATTCAAACGCTTCAACAAAGACCTCAAAAAGCGTAAACGCGAAGATCCCGTCGTTTACGGTACACTCCACATCTGGGACCTGTCGTTTTTGAGTGAGAAGAATGAAAACGACGTTGTGAAATGGAGGAATGGTCTTCGGAATGTCAATCGGAGTTCCAGGCGCGAACCGGATACGGTTGTTGTTAGTGGTGTGCCGTCGCGGTGGTTCGCGGAGACTAGGGTTTCTTCTAAACCTTCTATGCTTGTTACTCATACCATTTTTTCAAAGTTTGGCAAGATAAGGTTTGTTTTGAATACAATTTATAGCTTTTATGTGCTTATTTTGGGATATCATGGGGGTATTTGA